A genomic window from Labeo rohita strain BAU-BD-2019 chromosome 6, IGBB_LRoh.1.0, whole genome shotgun sequence includes:
- the LOC127166639 gene encoding trypsin-1 translates to MMWRLTCVTLTLLLCAKGSLSQLSACGQAPLNTRIVGGVNAPDGSWPWQVSLHSTNFGGHICGGSLINNEYVLTAAHCLPGASASSLRVYLGRRTQGGSNPNEISRTVRTIIVHPYYNSNTNDNDIALLRLSSTVTFNNYIRPVCLAAQSSVFSAGTSSWITGWGDIRAGVSLPSPGILQETVVPVVDNVQCNNLLGSGSVTSNMMCAGLLQGGKDTCQGDSGGPMVSRQCTVWVQSGITSWGYGCADPNAPGVYTRVSQYQTWITSQIRTNLPGFVTFNPPTSCSSASLTSISCKGRCNEKYNSRFRCNCNTNCSKNCCTDYQQRCTM, encoded by the exons GTTCACTTTCTCAGTTGAGCG CTTGTGGACAAGCTCCTCTAAACACCCGTATTGTTGGTGGTGTGAACGCACCTGACGGGTCGTGGCCGTGGCAGGTCAGTCTGCACAGCACCAACTTTGGAGGTCATATTTGCGGAGGCTCCCTCATCAACAATGAATATGTGCTGACAGCAGCTCACTGTTTACCTGG TGCCAGTGCATCCAGTCTGCGTGTGTATTTAGGAAGGAGGACACAGGGAGGATCCAATCCCAACGAAATTAGCAGAACTGTGAGAACGATAATCGTGCACCCCTATTACAACAGCAACACGAATGACAACGACATCGCTCTGCTCCGGCTGTCTTCCACTGTTACCTTTAATAACTACATTAGACCCGTGTGTCTGGCGGCCCAGAGCAGCGTCTTCAGTGCTGGCACCAGCAGCTGGATCACAGGCTGGGGAGATATTCGAGCTGGAG TGAGTTTACCTTCCCCTGGGATCCTGCAGGAGACTGTGGTTCCAGTTGTAGACAATGTTCAGTGTAATAATCTTCTGGGTTCTGGATCTGTTACCAGCAACATGATGTGTGCTGGTTTACTACAGGGAGGCAAAGACACCTGTCAG GGTGATTCTGGTGGTCCGATGGTGAGCAGGCAGTGTACAGTGTGGGTTCAGTCTGGTATCACCAGCTGGGGTTATGGCTGTGCCGATCCCAACGCACCTGGTGTTTACACCCGCGTGTCTCAGTATCAGACTTGGATCACCAGCCAAATTAGAACGAACCTGCCGGGATTTGTCACCTTCAACCCCCCGACCTCATGCTCCTCTGCCAGCCTAA CCTCAATCTCCTGTAAGGGAAGATGCAACGAAAAGTACAACAGTCGCTTTCGCTGCAACTGCAATACTAACTGCAGTAAAAACTGCTGCACAGATTACCAACAGCGTTGTACCA TGTGA